The following proteins are co-located in the Bradyrhizobium sp. AZCC 2176 genome:
- a CDS encoding TetR/AcrR family transcriptional regulator, which translates to MTQSSQAASGKATKLNRVERNAWTKRRIFDAATKVVGKHGYAEASVARITEEAGVAQGTFYNHFENRQELLDQLLPKIGLDMVHFIRERTGTAQAARQEIERFSAFFDFIREVPEFLRILNEAEYFAPIGYQKHLDNIATAYVRILRRARQTGAIEDYSDEEFEAIVHMLMGARGYLSRRYSYVGGNVTAAPEHVISAYRKLVTRGLFTSNKGNSHDR; encoded by the coding sequence ATGACGCAATCATCGCAAGCCGCATCCGGCAAAGCGACAAAACTCAACCGTGTCGAGCGCAACGCCTGGACCAAGCGCAGGATATTCGACGCCGCCACCAAGGTCGTCGGCAAGCACGGCTATGCCGAGGCTTCCGTCGCCCGCATCACCGAGGAAGCCGGCGTCGCCCAGGGCACGTTCTACAATCACTTCGAGAACCGCCAGGAATTGCTCGACCAATTGCTGCCGAAGATCGGCCTCGACATGGTTCATTTCATTCGCGAACGCACCGGGACTGCGCAGGCGGCCAGGCAGGAGATCGAGCGCTTCAGCGCCTTCTTCGATTTCATCCGCGAGGTGCCGGAGTTCCTGCGCATCCTCAACGAGGCCGAATACTTCGCCCCGATCGGCTACCAGAAGCACCTCGACAACATCGCCACCGCCTATGTCCGTATCCTCCGGCGCGCGCGTCAGACCGGCGCGATCGAGGATTACAGCGATGAGGAGTTCGAAGCCATCGTCCACATGCTGATGGGCGCGCGCGGTTACCTGAGCCGTCGCTACTCCTATGTCGGCGGCAACGTCACCGCAGCGCCTGAGCATGTCATCTCCGCCTACCGGAAGCTGGTCACTCGCGGGCTGTTTACTTCGAACAAAGGCAATAGCCATGACCGCTGA
- a CDS encoding ABC transporter ATP-binding protein — MLEIRSLSKSFGGVKATDNVTLDFADGSLTAVIGPNGAGKSTFFNLITGALRPDSGQILLNGVDMAGRSPPEIVRYGIGRAFQVASIFPSLTVQETMLAAVCADQRRASVIHRRFPLAETRDRAEHAMELLGLAGKRNRTAATLSHGDQKLLDIALALVLDPRVLLLDEPTAGMGTEERWRMIDKVRELWEKQKITVVFIEHDMDIVFKIAPEIVVLCYGRILATGTPDAIRRNEAVIEAYLGTEHRAGAAV, encoded by the coding sequence ATGCTGGAGATCCGTTCCCTTTCGAAATCGTTCGGCGGCGTCAAGGCGACAGACAATGTCACGCTTGACTTCGCCGACGGTTCGCTCACCGCCGTGATCGGCCCCAACGGCGCCGGCAAGAGCACGTTCTTCAACCTGATCACCGGCGCGCTGCGGCCCGACTCCGGACAGATCCTGCTCAATGGCGTCGACATGGCCGGGCGGTCGCCGCCCGAGATCGTGCGCTATGGAATCGGTCGAGCGTTCCAGGTGGCGAGCATTTTTCCCTCGCTCACGGTGCAGGAGACCATGCTCGCCGCCGTCTGCGCCGATCAGCGCCGCGCCAGCGTGATTCACCGTCGTTTCCCGCTGGCTGAAACCCGCGATCGCGCCGAGCATGCGATGGAATTGCTGGGGCTGGCCGGCAAGCGCAATCGCACCGCGGCGACGCTGTCGCATGGCGATCAGAAGCTGCTCGATATCGCACTCGCGCTGGTGCTCGATCCCAGGGTGCTGCTGCTCGACGAGCCGACCGCCGGCATGGGCACCGAGGAGCGCTGGCGAATGATCGACAAGGTGAGGGAGCTCTGGGAGAAGCAGAAGATCACGGTGGTGTTCATCGAGCACGACATGGATATCGTGTTCAAGATCGCGCCCGAGATCGTCGTGCTCTGCTACGGCCGCATTCTCGCAACCGGGACGCCGGACGCGATCCGCCGCAACGAGGCCGTGATCGAGGCCTATCTCGGCACCGAACATCGCGCCGGGGCCGCGGTATGA
- a CDS encoding flavin-containing monooxygenase, which produces MNIELPRKKLDLASAIAEGDIRVLLMVLVHMTGDERWLEPPYKPKRDVRLIPDPHAGMPEEIQAEIRAAVLKLFANGEPKPIITDPGNELMLKMMRATLGENVAPEYAPLMREEMGFIPREARWTKSPSSETLAQQHVLIVGAGVCAIALGVALGRLGIPYTIVEKNDELGGTWYVNRYPGCGVDTPNHSYSFSFGKRNPWTRYFAQRQELLDYLKKVALEHDIRKHLRLNTELKSSRWDESKRRWISTLKTANGEEVFESTTLVSAIGQLNDPYPAHFNGEEDFKGETLHSALWTDDIKLDGKHVAVIGTGATAMQLVPSIADRVASVTVYQRTAQWARPVAGYSDPIGEGAQWLLAYLPFYVQWYRFNMFWRYGDGLLPFLRKDPNWPHPERAVNKGNDRHREELTDFILSELKDRPDLIEKCVPTYPPYGKRILLDNNWFKTLTKPNVELVTDKIDHFARDGIVTSDGKLRPADVIVISTGFRVTEMAARLNITGRGGKNLKVAWANDNPTAYLGLTVPDFPNLFVMLGPNSGPAHGGSVIFQSECQSRYISACLVEMIEQGIAAIDVRPEAHDRYIRQVDAEHEQLIWTHPGMTTYYRNSQGRVFSAMPWRFVDYWAMTHDPDLQNYRQTKL; this is translated from the coding sequence ATGAATATCGAGTTGCCGCGCAAGAAACTCGATCTCGCATCGGCCATTGCCGAGGGCGACATCCGGGTGCTGCTGATGGTGCTGGTGCACATGACCGGCGATGAGCGTTGGCTGGAGCCGCCCTACAAGCCGAAGCGCGACGTCCGCCTGATCCCGGATCCACACGCCGGCATGCCTGAGGAAATCCAGGCCGAAATCCGCGCCGCCGTTCTGAAACTGTTCGCAAACGGCGAACCGAAGCCCATCATCACCGACCCCGGCAATGAGCTGATGCTGAAAATGATGCGCGCGACGCTCGGCGAAAACGTCGCACCGGAATATGCGCCGCTGATGCGCGAGGAAATGGGATTCATTCCGCGAGAGGCACGCTGGACCAAATCACCGTCCAGCGAAACGCTTGCGCAGCAGCACGTGCTGATCGTCGGCGCCGGCGTCTGCGCGATCGCGCTGGGCGTTGCCCTTGGCCGGCTTGGCATCCCCTACACCATCGTCGAGAAAAACGACGAACTCGGCGGCACCTGGTACGTCAATCGATATCCCGGCTGCGGCGTCGATACGCCGAACCATTCGTATTCGTTCTCATTCGGCAAGCGTAATCCGTGGACGCGCTATTTCGCCCAGCGCCAGGAGTTGCTTGACTATCTCAAGAAAGTCGCGCTCGAACATGACATTCGAAAGCATCTCCGCCTCAACACGGAGCTGAAATCGTCGCGTTGGGACGAGAGCAAGCGACGCTGGATATCGACGCTGAAGACCGCCAATGGCGAGGAGGTCTTTGAATCGACCACGCTGGTCAGCGCGATCGGCCAGCTCAACGACCCGTACCCTGCGCACTTCAACGGCGAGGAGGATTTCAAGGGTGAGACGCTGCACTCGGCCTTGTGGACCGACGACATCAAGCTGGACGGCAAACATGTCGCCGTCATCGGCACCGGCGCAACCGCGATGCAACTGGTGCCCTCGATCGCCGACCGCGTCGCGTCGGTCACCGTCTATCAACGCACCGCGCAATGGGCGCGTCCTGTGGCAGGCTATTCCGATCCCATCGGCGAAGGCGCACAGTGGCTGCTCGCATACCTGCCGTTTTACGTGCAGTGGTATCGCTTCAACATGTTCTGGCGATACGGCGACGGCCTGTTGCCTTTCCTGCGCAAGGATCCGAATTGGCCGCACCCGGAGCGCGCCGTCAACAAGGGCAACGACCGGCATCGCGAGGAATTGACGGATTTCATCCTGTCGGAACTGAAAGACCGTCCCGACCTGATCGAGAAATGCGTGCCGACCTATCCGCCTTACGGCAAGCGCATCCTGCTCGACAACAACTGGTTCAAGACGCTGACGAAGCCGAATGTCGAACTGGTCACCGACAAGATCGATCATTTCGCCCGCGACGGCATCGTCACCTCCGACGGCAAGTTGCGGCCTGCGGACGTCATCGTCATCTCGACGGGATTCAGGGTCACGGAGATGGCGGCGCGCCTCAATATCACCGGACGCGGCGGCAAGAATCTTAAGGTGGCCTGGGCCAACGACAACCCCACCGCCTATCTCGGACTCACCGTGCCGGACTTTCCGAATCTCTTTGTGATGCTCGGTCCGAATTCAGGCCCTGCGCACGGCGGCAGCGTGATTTTCCAGTCGGAATGCCAGAGTAGGTACATCTCCGCCTGCCTCGTTGAGATGATCGAGCAAGGCATCGCTGCGATCGACGTTCGCCCTGAGGCGCACGATCGATACATCAGGCAGGTTGATGCCGAGCATGAGCAGTTGATCTGGACCCACCCAGGCATGACTACGTATTACCGCAACAGCCAGGGTCGGGTGTTTTCGGCGATGCCGTGGCGGTTTGTGGATTACTGGGCGATGACCCACGACCCTGACCTACAGAACTACCGCCAGACAAAGCTCTGA
- a CDS encoding ABC transporter ATP-binding protein translates to MSAQPVVQVEDLDVYYGTSQILFGVGLSVRQGETMALLGRNGAGKSTTMKAIMGLAPARRGKVTLRGKVVSGLKPHHIARAGLGFVPEDRQIFPEHTVEDNLVIGAKKGPDGEDEWSIRRVYDVFPLLEPLRHRIAGRLSGGEQQMLAIARTLMGNPALLLLDEPSEGLAPIIVQRIGELLRQLRGTGATVLIAEQNMHFCLGLASHATVIDKGQIVYTSGIEELKANDSIRQRYLAL, encoded by the coding sequence ATGAGTGCTCAACCGGTCGTGCAGGTCGAGGATCTCGACGTCTATTACGGCACCAGCCAGATCCTGTTCGGCGTCGGTCTTTCGGTGCGGCAGGGCGAGACCATGGCATTGCTTGGCCGCAACGGCGCCGGCAAGTCCACCACCATGAAGGCGATCATGGGGCTCGCTCCCGCACGCCGCGGCAAAGTCACTTTGCGCGGCAAAGTGGTGTCCGGGCTCAAGCCACACCACATCGCGCGCGCCGGTCTCGGCTTCGTGCCGGAGGATCGCCAGATATTTCCGGAGCACACGGTCGAAGACAATCTGGTCATCGGGGCCAAGAAGGGACCTGATGGCGAGGACGAGTGGTCGATCCGGCGCGTTTACGACGTGTTTCCGCTGCTGGAGCCGCTGCGCCACCGGATCGCAGGACGGCTGTCGGGTGGCGAACAGCAGATGCTGGCGATTGCACGCACGCTGATGGGCAATCCCGCGCTGTTGCTGCTGGACGAGCCGAGCGAAGGACTGGCGCCGATCATCGTGCAACGGATCGGAGAATTGCTGCGGCAGCTCCGCGGCACCGGCGCCACGGTGCTGATCGCCGAGCAGAACATGCATTTTTGCCTTGGCCTTGCGAGCCACGCGACGGTTATCGACAAGGGCCAGATCGTCTACACATCCGGGATCGAAGAGCTGAAAGCCAACGATAGCATTCGTCAGCGCTACCTCGCGCTGTAG
- a CDS encoding SDR family NAD(P)-dependent oxidoreductase encodes MTAEGIVLVTGGSRGIGAATATLLAEQGQKVVIVDIAPEPLAGTQTILWSAPFDVASESAVVSGIAGIEAAHGPITGLVNAAGVFGKMHRIERVRMDQWDHEVNIDLRGTFLVARAVGVKMAERRHGAIVNVASVAGMTSGPIHAYTAAKAGVIQITQTLAAEWGRSGVRVNAVSPGFTRTVALEAGIAAGALNKKWLESPTAMNRLVEPVEVAHAIAWLLSPLSSGVTGINLPVDAGYIAGTTWAAYGGLPGAPDA; translated from the coding sequence ATGACCGCTGAAGGCATCGTCCTCGTCACCGGCGGCAGCCGCGGCATTGGCGCGGCAACCGCCACGCTCCTGGCCGAACAAGGCCAAAAGGTCGTCATTGTCGATATCGCGCCGGAGCCGCTGGCAGGAACGCAAACGATCCTCTGGTCGGCACCGTTCGACGTCGCGAGCGAAAGCGCCGTCGTCAGCGGCATCGCCGGTATCGAGGCTGCGCATGGACCCATTACGGGACTGGTCAACGCCGCCGGCGTCTTCGGCAAGATGCACCGGATCGAGCGCGTGCGGATGGACCAATGGGATCACGAGGTCAACATTGATCTGCGCGGCACGTTTCTGGTCGCCCGCGCCGTCGGCGTGAAGATGGCCGAGCGCCGGCATGGCGCGATCGTCAACGTCGCCTCCGTTGCCGGCATGACGTCAGGCCCGATCCATGCCTACACCGCCGCAAAGGCCGGCGTCATTCAGATCACGCAGACGCTGGCCGCCGAATGGGGCCGCAGTGGCGTGCGCGTCAATGCGGTCTCGCCCGGCTTCACCCGCACCGTCGCACTGGAAGCCGGCATCGCCGCAGGTGCGCTGAACAAGAAATGGCTGGAAAGTCCGACCGCGATGAACCGGCTGGTCGAACCGGTCGAGGTCGCGCACGCCATCGCCTGGCTGCTTTCGCCGCTGAGCAGCGGCGTCACGGGAATCAACCTGCCCGTCGACGCCGGATATATCGCAGGTACCACCTGGGCCGCCTATGGCGGCCTGCCGGGAGCACCAGACGCGTAG
- a CDS encoding branched-chain amino acid ABC transporter permease, which translates to MDLDALTGCLASSACLVTQTTSGFIIGMLLFLVAVGLTLIFGVLKVVNFSHGAFYMFGAYFAMSAYQLTGSFALAMLCGAAGTALLGLIFERVFMSRVYGADVLMQLLVCYAFVLIFDDVVRMIWGPEFKSMGMPAAFQVAPLFIAGGVVPPYYLLLIGVALAAAVILGLGLARTRIGKVIRAAAHNPGMVSALGINTGVIYGGVFALGGMLAGLAGALAAPVRSLTPGMGFSILIESFIVTVIGGMGSILGALIGAILIGMIRSFGSLGFPLFTEGLMYLFMVIVLVSRPTGLFGKEVA; encoded by the coding sequence TTGGATCTCGACGCGCTTACCGGCTGTCTCGCCAGTTCTGCCTGCCTGGTGACGCAAACCACCAGCGGCTTCATCATCGGCATGTTGCTGTTCCTCGTCGCTGTCGGGCTGACGCTGATTTTTGGCGTGCTCAAGGTCGTCAATTTCAGCCACGGCGCCTTCTATATGTTCGGCGCCTATTTCGCGATGTCGGCCTATCAGCTCACGGGCAGCTTTGCGCTGGCGATGCTGTGCGGCGCGGCCGGCACGGCTTTGCTTGGCCTGATCTTCGAGCGGGTGTTCATGAGCCGCGTCTACGGCGCCGACGTGCTGATGCAGTTGCTCGTCTGCTATGCCTTCGTGCTGATCTTCGATGACGTCGTACGAATGATCTGGGGACCGGAATTCAAGTCGATGGGCATGCCGGCGGCCTTCCAGGTGGCGCCGCTCTTTATCGCAGGCGGCGTGGTGCCGCCGTATTATCTGCTGCTGATCGGCGTCGCGCTGGCGGCGGCCGTAATCCTCGGACTTGGTCTGGCGCGGACGAGAATCGGCAAGGTGATCCGGGCGGCCGCGCATAATCCGGGCATGGTGTCCGCGCTCGGCATCAACACCGGCGTGATCTATGGCGGGGTGTTTGCGCTCGGCGGCATGCTGGCGGGGCTTGCTGGTGCGCTCGCCGCGCCCGTGCGCTCGTTGACGCCGGGCATGGGATTTTCCATCCTGATCGAATCCTTCATCGTTACCGTGATCGGCGGCATGGGTTCGATTCTGGGGGCGCTGATCGGTGCGATCCTGATCGGCATGATCCGCTCGTTCGGATCGCTCGGCTTTCCCTTGTTCACGGAAGGCCTGATGTATCTGTTCATGGTGATCGTGCTGGTGTCCCGGCCCACCGGCCTGTTCGGCAAGGAGGTCGCATGA
- a CDS encoding 2-hydroxychromene-2-carboxylate isomerase, whose product MDRPRVRIYTDYKSPYALVANKRLFELEETYGVELEWLPYTLRIPEFMGTVEERTPHFWRKVRYAYMDARRFANAQGLTMKGPRRIYDAFYASAGMLFAQRQGLFRPYHDMVFRRFWSHDLEIDELSAISGVITSIGGSAAEFETYAHGPARAEHDRIIDEAEALGVFGVPTMVFNGELFWGGDRIDMLIERIRNPETIATALGSRHRK is encoded by the coding sequence ATGGATAGACCGCGCGTACGAATCTACACGGATTACAAGAGCCCCTACGCCTTGGTCGCCAACAAGCGGCTGTTTGAGCTCGAAGAAACCTATGGCGTCGAATTGGAATGGCTGCCTTACACGCTGCGCATTCCTGAATTCATGGGAACGGTGGAGGAGCGCACGCCGCATTTCTGGCGCAAGGTGCGCTACGCGTATATGGACGCGCGCCGCTTTGCCAATGCACAAGGCCTCACCATGAAAGGTCCGCGGCGCATCTACGACGCTTTCTATGCGAGCGCGGGCATGCTGTTCGCACAGCGCCAAGGATTATTCCGTCCCTATCACGATATGGTATTCCGTCGCTTCTGGAGTCACGATCTCGAAATCGACGAGCTGTCGGCAATCTCAGGCGTGATCACCTCGATCGGCGGTTCAGCAGCAGAATTCGAAACGTACGCCCACGGCCCGGCGCGGGCAGAGCATGACCGCATCATCGATGAAGCGGAGGCACTCGGTGTGTTCGGCGTGCCCACCATGGTCTTCAACGGCGAATTGTTCTGGGGCGGCGATCGCATCGACATGTTGATCGAGCGCATCAGGAATCCGGAAACAATCGCAACGGCGCTGGGCAGCCGCCACCGGAAGTAA
- a CDS encoding branched-chain amino acid ABC transporter permease: protein MTELQAEQGTPALDVPRTEAKPRRNRDALIALAVFIVLALLPMVFSSKLLLDFVIRCAAYGLFATSLNLLVGYTGLISFGHGMFFGLGAYGFGLMMQKTGVPIPVAFVATLAITFVIALVIGAICVRLKEIYFAFVTLAFQMLIHSTILSWVSLTGGDQGLRGGIPRPPFWGIDLSNHLHLYVASCALLVTGLFLMHQIAQSPFGYTLRMIRDNATRASFIGIDVWRAKLTIFVLAALFASTGGIIMALFVSGAYPEFAYWTISGEGIFINMLGGVTTFLGPMVGTVLLLILNDTVTRWTDYHGIVLGIVILFFAIGLRKGLMDFAVEWYARRRDGSGT from the coding sequence ATGACCGAGCTGCAGGCCGAGCAGGGCACGCCGGCACTCGATGTCCCGCGCACCGAGGCAAAGCCGCGTCGTAATCGGGACGCTTTGATTGCGCTTGCGGTCTTTATCGTGCTTGCTCTGTTGCCGATGGTCTTCAGCAGTAAATTGCTGCTCGACTTCGTGATCCGCTGCGCGGCCTATGGGCTGTTCGCGACTTCGCTCAACCTTCTGGTCGGTTACACCGGCCTGATTTCGTTCGGCCATGGCATGTTCTTTGGCCTTGGTGCCTACGGCTTCGGGTTGATGATGCAGAAGACCGGTGTTCCCATCCCGGTGGCTTTCGTCGCAACGTTGGCGATCACGTTTGTCATTGCCCTCGTCATTGGCGCCATCTGCGTGCGACTGAAGGAAATCTATTTCGCGTTCGTGACGCTGGCGTTCCAGATGCTGATCCACTCGACCATCCTGTCCTGGGTATCGCTGACCGGCGGCGATCAGGGATTGCGCGGTGGCATTCCGCGGCCGCCATTTTGGGGTATCGATCTGTCGAACCATCTGCATCTCTACGTCGCTAGCTGCGCGCTGCTCGTGACCGGATTGTTCCTGATGCATCAGATCGCGCAGTCGCCGTTCGGCTACACGCTGCGCATGATCCGTGACAACGCGACCCGTGCGAGCTTCATCGGCATCGACGTCTGGCGCGCCAAGTTGACGATCTTTGTGCTCGCGGCGCTATTCGCCTCGACCGGCGGGATCATCATGGCGCTGTTCGTCTCCGGAGCCTATCCGGAATTCGCCTATTGGACCATTTCAGGCGAGGGCATCTTCATCAACATGCTCGGCGGCGTGACGACATTCCTGGGACCAATGGTCGGCACCGTGCTGCTCCTGATCCTCAACGATACCGTTACCCGTTGGACCGACTATCACGGCATCGTGCTCGGGATCGTGATCCTGTTCTTCGCCATCGGCCTGCGGAAGGGCCTGATGGACTTTGCGGTTGAGTGGTATGCGCGCCGCCGCGACGGCTCAGGGACGTAA
- a CDS encoding ABC transporter substrate-binding protein gives MTRTRKPGVSRRATLAMMGAGAVTFATPWVARAQAKTIKFGMPTILSGRVAQLGTSSRNGVMLEVEKVNAAGGLAGRQIEMVIRDSKGQPQEAARVARELVNTDGCEILIDAEASSGAFAVHEVARDLGVLCLHTNSETSALTADPKQHIPNAFRTARQGVHDSIVGGSYAAAIAKAKGLKKWATCSPDYAYGRDTTGEYVTYLKRFAPDTEIISESWPKLFQPDYTEVVTKILQAKPQALYSCLWGGDLTSYIDQANIYALFSQMEVFAVNMADYTALTVVKNLPKGIHSGNRYIKTYPATPENAAWGDAYKAKYNEYPTNWSWENATAITLLAEASKKANSADGKKIAEALRGLKIKSPFGADGTVTMRAEDQTLVGYAIGWGTTIPQEPYVPQVQAGDWKTIFELEAEWKKSKGYT, from the coding sequence ATGACGAGAACCCGCAAACCGGGCGTAAGCCGGCGTGCAACGTTGGCGATGATGGGCGCCGGGGCCGTAACATTTGCGACGCCCTGGGTGGCGCGCGCGCAGGCCAAGACCATCAAGTTCGGCATGCCGACCATTCTCTCGGGGCGCGTGGCGCAGCTCGGCACGTCTTCGCGCAACGGGGTGATGCTGGAAGTCGAAAAGGTCAATGCTGCCGGCGGTCTGGCCGGCCGTCAGATCGAAATGGTGATCCGCGATTCCAAGGGACAGCCGCAGGAAGCCGCCCGCGTCGCCCGCGAACTCGTCAATACCGATGGATGCGAAATATTGATCGACGCGGAAGCATCATCGGGTGCATTCGCGGTGCATGAAGTAGCGCGTGATCTCGGCGTGCTCTGCCTTCACACCAACTCGGAAACCTCGGCGCTGACCGCCGATCCCAAGCAGCACATTCCCAATGCGTTCCGCACCGCGCGCCAGGGCGTGCACGACTCGATCGTCGGCGGCAGCTATGCGGCGGCGATTGCGAAAGCCAAGGGCCTGAAGAAATGGGCGACCTGTTCACCCGATTATGCCTATGGCCGCGACACCACCGGCGAATACGTGACGTATCTGAAGCGCTTCGCGCCCGACACCGAAATCATCAGCGAGTCCTGGCCAAAACTTTTCCAGCCCGACTACACCGAGGTGGTGACAAAGATACTGCAGGCCAAGCCGCAGGCGCTGTATTCCTGCCTGTGGGGCGGCGACCTCACGTCCTATATCGATCAGGCCAACATCTATGCGCTATTCAGCCAGATGGAGGTGTTTGCGGTCAACATGGCCGACTACACCGCGCTGACGGTCGTGAAGAACCTGCCGAAGGGCATTCATTCCGGCAACCGCTACATCAAGACTTATCCGGCAACACCGGAGAACGCCGCGTGGGGCGACGCCTACAAGGCGAAATACAACGAGTATCCCACCAACTGGTCGTGGGAGAATGCGACGGCGATCACGCTGCTGGCGGAAGCGTCGAAGAAGGCGAATTCAGCCGACGGCAAGAAGATTGCGGAAGCCTTGCGCGGCCTGAAGATCAAGTCGCCGTTCGGTGCCGACGGCACCGTCACGATGCGCGCCGAGGACCAGACGCTGGTCGGCTATGCCATCGGCTGGGGCACCACGATCCCGCAGGAACCCTACGTGCCGCAGGTTCAGGCGGGCGACTGGAAGACGATCTTCGAGCTCGAAGCCGAGTGGAAGAAAAGCAAGGGCTACACCTGA
- a CDS encoding AMP-binding protein, with amino-acid sequence MINLSSFIAFHARRTPGRCALKYRGENVSYAEFDARIRRVGGWLAGRGIGPGDVVAVLMKNSTAFLELVFAISHIGAVFLPINYRLSADEVGYIVGNSGARILIADEELADTAAGGAPAVLLDEAAQSDATRLAPDIASAPMHVRQPRDLMRLMYTSGTTDRPKGVMLTYENLYWKSADQTLVLGLNADTRLLVVGPLYHVGALDLPGIAVLWHGGLLSIHRNFEPEQALAAIDAERLNAAWFAPVMTTALLTCPTRDRYDVSSLRWAIGGGEKTPEARIRAFSDYFRNARYIDAYGLTETCGGDTFMEAGREIEKIGSTGRSVAHVEIEIRDDAGNRLPSGENGEICLRGPKVTQGYWKDPEKTASAFFGDWFRSGDVGYLDKDGFLYLTDRKKDMIVSGGENIASSEVERVIYELPHVREVAVIGLPDERWGEKLVAIVVLGDRATLELRDLADHCRARLAGFKVPKQLIIRDSLPRNPSGKILKRVLRSELESHA; translated from the coding sequence ATGATCAATCTATCCAGCTTCATCGCGTTTCACGCCCGGCGGACGCCGGGTCGCTGTGCGCTGAAATACCGCGGCGAGAATGTCTCCTACGCCGAATTCGATGCCCGCATCCGCCGGGTCGGCGGATGGCTGGCTGGGCGCGGGATCGGCCCGGGCGATGTCGTCGCGGTGCTGATGAAGAACAGCACCGCCTTTCTCGAACTGGTATTTGCGATCAGCCACATCGGCGCGGTGTTTCTGCCCATCAACTATCGGCTCTCCGCCGATGAGGTCGGCTACATCGTCGGTAATTCCGGCGCGCGCATCCTGATCGCGGATGAAGAACTCGCGGACACCGCTGCAGGCGGCGCGCCGGCGGTGCTGCTGGATGAAGCTGCGCAGTCCGACGCGACGCGCCTTGCGCCTGACATTGCCTCCGCCCCGATGCACGTCCGCCAGCCGCGCGACCTGATGCGGCTGATGTACACGTCAGGCACGACGGACCGCCCCAAGGGCGTGATGCTCACTTACGAGAACCTGTACTGGAAATCGGCCGACCAGACGCTCGTGCTCGGGTTGAACGCCGACACGCGATTGCTGGTGGTTGGTCCGCTCTACCATGTCGGCGCGCTCGATCTGCCAGGGATCGCGGTGCTCTGGCACGGTGGCCTGCTTTCCATCCACCGCAACTTCGAGCCCGAGCAGGCGCTCGCCGCCATCGACGCGGAGAGACTCAACGCCGCCTGGTTCGCACCCGTGATGACGACCGCGCTCCTCACCTGCCCGACCCGCGACCGTTACGACGTATCGAGTCTGCGATGGGCGATCGGCGGCGGCGAGAAAACGCCGGAAGCGCGCATCCGCGCCTTCTCCGACTACTTCAGAAACGCCCGCTACATCGATGCCTATGGGCTGACAGAGACCTGCGGCGGCGACACTTTCATGGAAGCCGGCCGCGAGATCGAGAAGATCGGTTCGACCGGCCGCAGCGTCGCCCATGTCGAAATCGAGATCCGCGACGATGCCGGCAACAGATTGCCGTCCGGCGAGAACGGCGAAATCTGCCTGCGCGGGCCCAAGGTGACGCAAGGCTACTGGAAGGATCCCGAGAAAACCGCGTCGGCGTTCTTCGGCGACTGGTTTCGTTCCGGGGACGTCGGCTATCTCGACAAAGACGGTTTTCTCTACCTGACCGATCGCAAGAAGGACATGATCGTTTCCGGCGGCGAGAACATCGCCTCCTCCGAAGTCGAGCGTGTCATTTACGAACTGCCGCACGTGCGCGAAGTCGCCGTCATCGGCCTGCCCGACGAGCGCTGGGGCGAAAAGCTGGTCGCAATCGTGGTGCTCGGGGATCGCGCCACGCTCGAACTGCGCGATCTTGCCGATCACTGCCGCGCGCGACTCGCCGGCTTCAAGGTACCAAAGCAACTCATCATCCGCGACAGCCTGCCCCGCAACCCCTCGGGCAAGATCCTCAAGCGCGTGCTGCGCTCCGAACTGGAATCCCACGCATGA